Proteins encoded in a region of the Pseudomonas putida genome:
- the bcsC gene encoding cellulose synthase complex outer membrane protein BcsC, translated as MQRMIGVLMLATVTCQAAAQPKDADEQRQWLLDQVRRGEALHRDDLVRDALGRLQLLEPRNPDVLLAALSLALREKNSSAAEQLGARISAVAPGSLQARQASRLLELQHPESARRLQQARLLAVTGRYEEALAVYEQLFADEPPSLELALDYWRVRGNLPGQRPGAIRQLQRLDQQYPGSAGLRQTLAGWLFAEKRDREALALLDQLSRDPGARDAAAQREFDYLAGQAVSASSAVAWQAFVQRYPASPLLAQASENLQQQRKLLADPAWQAGQRGKALLDKGRHAEAEAQLRRALRQYPDDASLHGALGYALMSQKRYDQANASFRAATDKEQDSYKISKWSDMASASRYWAVIQSGDRALAANDLPTARSRYQQARQQRPNDEFALLGLADVLMAEGNTVAAERQFLQVRRMAPDNGIAVRGLMRVYQAQSPDKAQAFLDSLPARQQTQFAGLRRSLALARLRQQGDEALQREDWSTASQVLNQAASLAPDEPWLVYQLANSLRHQGRTAEADAAFARVVQHQPHDPATRYAHGLFLESSDRDALALDSLGAIPQPAWTPDMHALEQRIQRRMTQASAQQLQAQGRNADATALLEASLARGEASPDDLMLLADWAAALGEPGKARGYYQRVLAVQPGRADARLGVMESAVAEGNLAQARHMLGVQVPQLAADDSNAQRRLAAVWVALGEHQQAARQLDRVAAQQTRPDPLLRRDAARLVVQEDPQRALDLYAAAMADAQMLDRAALAPRDDCALTLASREQEGDDWLARSLRSDVDALYRQRNTHVTLMHDYGWREDDGTPGTSELSKHSTLLHVDTPWQDGTAFARVERIGMDAGAFEQNDEGRYTPDFGSCQFVGQTADGKTLPACTGGSQTANGSVLALGWQGSRWAFDLGTTQGYAINNWLGGATVNGDLGQVGWSLTASRRPMSNSLLSFAGARDRPTGVRWGGVTANGATLGLSWDQGGDNGVWASLGHHWLYGENVADNQRTRAMAGYYHRVVEKADERVRVGLTLMHWRHDKDLSGYSLGQGGYYSPQRYSSVGVPVSYAWRNYDWSVLLEGSVSWSQAHSDSSRLYPHAHVNRKVLAQHGVDSNIDAMTEASDSSGLGYRVRGLFERRLSDQWVLGGGFDWQHSDDYAPSHGMLYLRYLFEPWRGNLALPVTPLEPYSEWR; from the coding sequence ATGCAACGAATGATCGGCGTGCTGATGCTGGCGACAGTCACCTGCCAGGCAGCGGCGCAACCCAAGGATGCCGATGAGCAGCGCCAATGGCTGCTGGACCAGGTACGTCGCGGCGAAGCGCTGCACCGTGACGACCTGGTCCGTGATGCACTGGGCCGGCTGCAGTTGCTGGAACCGCGCAATCCGGATGTATTGCTGGCAGCCTTGAGCCTGGCACTGCGCGAAAAGAACAGCAGCGCTGCCGAGCAATTGGGCGCCCGGATCAGTGCCGTGGCACCTGGCAGCCTGCAAGCACGCCAAGCCAGTCGCCTGCTTGAGCTGCAACACCCCGAGTCTGCGCGGCGCTTGCAGCAGGCGCGCCTGTTGGCGGTGACCGGCCGCTATGAAGAGGCACTGGCGGTGTACGAGCAGCTGTTTGCTGACGAGCCACCCAGCCTGGAGTTGGCCCTGGACTACTGGCGCGTGCGCGGCAATCTGCCGGGCCAGCGCCCTGGGGCGATTCGCCAGTTGCAGCGGTTGGATCAGCAGTACCCAGGCAGTGCCGGGCTGCGCCAGACCCTGGCCGGTTGGCTGTTCGCCGAAAAGCGCGATCGCGAGGCTTTGGCCTTGCTCGATCAGCTGTCACGCGACCCTGGTGCACGGGATGCTGCGGCCCAGCGCGAGTTCGATTACTTGGCGGGGCAAGCGGTGAGTGCCAGCAGCGCGGTGGCCTGGCAAGCCTTTGTCCAGCGCTACCCCGCTTCGCCACTGTTGGCGCAGGCCAGCGAGAATCTGCAACAGCAGCGCAAACTGTTGGCCGACCCGGCCTGGCAGGCTGGTCAACGGGGCAAGGCGCTGCTCGACAAGGGACGTCATGCCGAAGCCGAAGCACAGCTGCGCCGGGCGCTGCGCCAGTACCCAGACGATGCCAGCCTACATGGGGCGTTGGGTTATGCGCTGATGTCGCAAAAGCGATACGACCAAGCCAATGCATCTTTTCGGGCTGCGACTGACAAGGAACAGGACAGCTACAAGATCAGCAAGTGGAGCGATATGGCGTCGGCAAGCCGATACTGGGCGGTAATCCAGAGCGGGGACCGTGCGCTTGCTGCAAACGACCTGCCAACAGCGCGCTCACGCTATCAGCAGGCACGCCAGCAGCGTCCAAACGATGAGTTCGCCTTGTTGGGCCTGGCCGATGTGTTAATGGCCGAGGGCAATACAGTTGCTGCCGAACGGCAGTTTCTGCAGGTCCGGCGTATGGCGCCGGATAACGGCATTGCCGTGCGTGGCTTGATGCGCGTTTACCAGGCGCAATCGCCAGACAAGGCGCAGGCCTTCCTGGACAGCCTGCCAGCACGTCAGCAAACGCAGTTCGCCGGCCTGCGCCGCAGCCTGGCGCTGGCGCGCTTACGCCAGCAAGGGGATGAAGCCTTGCAGCGCGAAGACTGGTCGACGGCCAGCCAGGTGCTGAACCAGGCCGCGTCTTTGGCCCCTGATGAGCCTTGGCTGGTCTACCAGTTGGCCAATAGCCTGCGTCATCAGGGGCGCACCGCCGAGGCCGACGCAGCCTTCGCCAGGGTGGTGCAGCACCAGCCACATGACCCGGCAACCCGCTATGCCCACGGTCTGTTCCTGGAGTCCAGCGACCGTGATGCCTTGGCCCTGGACAGCCTGGGAGCGATACCGCAGCCGGCCTGGACCCCGGACATGCACGCGCTTGAGCAGCGTATCCAGCGGCGCATGACCCAGGCCTCGGCGCAGCAGTTGCAGGCGCAAGGCCGCAACGCCGATGCGACAGCCTTGCTTGAAGCCAGCCTGGCGCGTGGCGAAGCCAGCCCGGATGACCTGATGCTGTTGGCCGACTGGGCCGCCGCGCTTGGTGAGCCTGGTAAAGCGCGGGGCTATTACCAGCGTGTACTTGCCGTGCAACCTGGCCGAGCCGATGCGCGCCTTGGGGTGATGGAAAGCGCAGTGGCCGAGGGTAATCTGGCGCAGGCTCGGCACATGCTGGGCGTGCAGGTGCCACAATTGGCTGCCGATGACAGTAATGCCCAGCGACGCCTGGCGGCGGTCTGGGTTGCCTTGGGCGAACACCAGCAGGCGGCCAGGCAGCTCGACCGGGTCGCAGCGCAGCAGACGCGCCCCGATCCGTTGTTACGGCGCGACGCCGCCCGCCTGGTAGTGCAGGAGGACCCGCAACGGGCGCTGGACCTCTATGCGGCAGCCATGGCTGATGCACAGATGTTGGACCGCGCTGCGCTAGCACCACGGGATGACTGTGCATTGACGCTAGCCAGCCGCGAGCAGGAGGGTGACGACTGGCTGGCGCGCAGCCTGCGCAGTGACGTGGATGCCCTGTATCGCCAGCGCAATACCCACGTGACGCTGATGCACGATTACGGCTGGCGCGAGGACGACGGTACGCCTGGCACTTCCGAACTGAGTAAGCATTCGACCTTGTTGCATGTCGATACCCCTTGGCAGGACGGCACTGCCTTTGCGCGGGTAGAGCGCATCGGCATGGATGCAGGCGCGTTTGAGCAGAACGATGAGGGGCGCTACACCCCCGACTTCGGCAGCTGCCAGTTCGTTGGCCAGACCGCTGACGGCAAAACGCTGCCGGCGTGTACGGGCGGTTCGCAGACAGCGAACGGCAGCGTGCTGGCGTTGGGTTGGCAGGGCAGCCGCTGGGCGTTCGACCTGGGCACCACCCAAGGCTATGCCATCAACAATTGGCTGGGCGGCGCAACGGTCAACGGTGACCTGGGCCAGGTTGGCTGGTCGCTGACCGCCTCGCGCCGGCCGATGAGCAATTCCCTGCTGTCGTTCGCCGGGGCACGCGACCGCCCGACGGGCGTGCGCTGGGGCGGGGTCACCGCCAACGGTGCCACGCTGGGCCTGAGTTGGGACCAAGGCGGCGACAACGGGGTGTGGGCCAGCCTGGGGCACCATTGGCTGTACGGCGAGAACGTGGCTGACAACCAGCGTACTCGGGCCATGGCGGGCTATTACCACCGCGTAGTGGAAAAGGCCGACGAGCGTGTGCGTGTTGGCCTGACGCTGATGCACTGGCGCCACGACAAGGACCTGAGCGGCTACAGCCTGGGGCAGGGTGGTTACTACAGCCCGCAGCGCTACAGCTCGGTGGGCGTGCCGGTCAGTTATGCCTGGCGCAACTACGATTGGTCGGTGCTGCTGGAAGGTTCCGTCAGCTGGTCCCAGGCCCACAGTGACAGCAGTCGCTTGTATCCGCACGCGCACGTCAATCGCAAGGTGCTGGCGCAGCATGGCGTTGACTCCAACATCGATGCCATGACTGAAGCCAGCGACAGCAGCGGCTTGGGCTATCGCGTG
- the bcsZ gene encoding cellulose synthase complex periplasmic endoglucanase BcsZ translates to MMRQMLVGLVALGLPVFANAEAACSWPAWERFKAELVSADGRVIDPSDARLITTSEGQSYGLFFALVGNDRDAFAQLLRWTGNNLAEGDLARHLPAWLWGRNEQQQWQVLDANNASDADLWIAYSLLEAGRLWQQPAYTQLGQRLLWRIAAQTVRKLPGLGVMLLPGDYGFEDAQGTRLNPSYLPLQLFDRFSEVDPLWGELAANTRRLWLASSPKGFAPDWLLWTPAGKPAADPQHGSAGDYDAIRVYLWVGMLAKDAVQRNELVAHYAPMAALTQRQGLPPERADARSGEASGQGPAGFSAALLPLLAASPAHVAGLAAQRQRLRDQPVEAKAYYSQVLVLFGQGWDEARYRFDPHGRLLPAWSAPCNE, encoded by the coding sequence ATGATGCGCCAGATGCTGGTAGGGTTGGTCGCCCTGGGCCTGCCCGTTTTCGCCAATGCCGAGGCGGCGTGCTCATGGCCTGCCTGGGAACGTTTCAAGGCCGAGCTGGTGAGTGCGGACGGCCGGGTGATCGACCCGAGTGACGCGCGCTTGATCACCACGTCGGAAGGGCAGAGTTATGGGTTGTTCTTCGCCTTGGTGGGCAATGACCGCGACGCCTTCGCCCAGTTGCTGCGCTGGACCGGCAACAACCTCGCCGAAGGTGACCTGGCCAGGCACCTGCCGGCCTGGCTGTGGGGGCGTAACGAGCAGCAGCAATGGCAGGTGCTGGACGCCAACAACGCCAGCGATGCCGACCTGTGGATCGCCTACAGCCTGCTGGAAGCAGGGCGCTTGTGGCAGCAGCCCGCATACACGCAACTGGGCCAGCGCCTGCTGTGGCGTATCGCGGCGCAGACCGTGCGCAAGCTCCCAGGCCTTGGGGTGATGCTGCTGCCAGGTGACTACGGCTTCGAGGACGCCCAGGGTACCCGCCTGAACCCCAGCTACCTGCCGCTGCAGCTGTTCGACCGCTTCAGCGAGGTGGACCCCTTGTGGGGAGAGCTGGCGGCCAATACGCGGCGTTTGTGGTTGGCTTCGTCGCCAAAGGGCTTCGCCCCGGACTGGTTGCTGTGGACACCGGCCGGCAAGCCAGCGGCAGACCCGCAGCATGGCAGTGCCGGTGATTACGACGCCATTCGTGTGTACCTGTGGGTCGGCATGTTGGCCAAGGATGCGGTGCAACGCAACGAATTGGTCGCCCATTACGCGCCGATGGCGGCATTGACCCAGCGCCAGGGGCTCCCCCCCGAGCGCGCGGACGCACGCAGCGGCGAAGCTAGCGGCCAGGGGCCGGCCGGCTTTTCTGCGGCATTGCTGCCATTGCTGGCAGCCTCGCCGGCGCACGTGGCCGGCTTGGCGGCCCAGCGTCAGCGTTTGCGCGATCAGCCGGTCGAGGCCAAGGCGTATTACAGCCAGGTGCTGGTGCTGTTCGGCCAAGGCTGGGATGAGGCCCGTTATCGTTTTGACCCGCACGGCCGCTTGTTGCCGGCCTGGAGCGCGCCATGCAACGAATGA
- the bcsQ gene encoding cellulose biosynthesis protein BcsQ translates to MTSLALHGVRGGLGRSALLAALGYALQGMGERVLLIDLCPSNLLGLHFNLPLDTSEGWALAEREGRPASDAVYEVLDGLCLLPFGNLPGSSRHLVPDALAWRARQAELAEQFDWVLFDLPQPLADSAGNGIETDVRVLVAEAEMASHLLLGRRPVEHYDMLLVNRYDPASRLQSDLLMVWRDLFGERLPIQVVHRDEAFLEALACKAPLGHYAPQSLACRDVQSLAVRCLTRRGP, encoded by the coding sequence ATGACCAGCCTGGCCCTGCACGGGGTGCGCGGAGGCCTGGGGCGCAGCGCCTTGTTGGCTGCGCTGGGCTATGCGCTGCAGGGTATGGGCGAGCGGGTGCTGCTGATTGACCTGTGCCCAAGCAATTTGCTCGGCCTGCACTTCAACCTGCCGCTGGATACGTCCGAGGGCTGGGCGCTGGCCGAGCGGGAAGGGCGGCCGGCCAGCGATGCTGTGTATGAGGTGCTCGATGGCCTGTGCCTGCTGCCGTTCGGCAACCTGCCTGGCAGTTCGCGGCACCTTGTGCCTGACGCGCTGGCATGGCGTGCTCGCCAGGCCGAACTGGCTGAGCAGTTCGATTGGGTGTTGTTCGACCTGCCGCAACCGTTGGCCGACAGCGCTGGCAACGGCATCGAGACCGATGTGCGGGTACTGGTGGCTGAGGCCGAAATGGCCAGCCACCTGCTGCTCGGGCGCCGACCGGTTGAGCACTACGACATGCTGCTGGTCAATCGCTACGACCCGGCCAGCCGTTTGCAGAGCGACCTGTTGATGGTGTGGCGCGACCTGTTCGGTGAGCGCTTGCCGATCCAGGTGGTCCACCGCGACGAAGCCTTCCTCGAAGCCCTGGCGTGCAAGGCGCCGCTTGGCCATTACGCCCCGCAGAGCCTGGCCTGCCGGGACGTACAAAGCCTGGCGGTACGCTGCCTGACGAGGCGCGGGCCGTGA
- the bcsR gene encoding cellulose biosynthesis protein BcsR translates to MITGKADPSDRSDDIAQLRQHLDMPELNYQDISMLVGVQQALQRWPLLGESCRASSQDGLYAAVRQREGVSS, encoded by the coding sequence ATGATCACTGGCAAGGCAGACCCGTCCGACCGCAGCGACGACATCGCCCAACTGCGCCAGCACCTGGACATGCCCGAGCTGAACTACCAGGACATCTCGATGCTGGTGGGCGTTCAGCAAGCCCTGCAGCGCTGGCCGTTGCTGGGTGAAAGCTGTCGGGCCAGCAGCCAGGACGGGTTGTACGCGGCTGTCAGGCAGCGCGAGGGCGTTTCGTCATGA